In Streptomyces sp. NBC_01231, the sequence GCCCACCTCGGGGTTGTCGTCGGCGACGAGGTAGACCCAGCGGTCCCGGTAGAGCTCCACGGCGGGAAAGTCGCCGATGATGCCGTGCGGCAGGAGCAGCCCGTCGGCGGTGCTCAGCAGCGCCCCGGTGTTCTCGGTGATGTCCGTCGGGGGCTGCTTGAAGCGCAGCCTGATCCCCGGCGCCTCGGTGTGGACGGTGCGGGCGAGTTCGGCACCGAAGACGGCCACCGCGTAGTCGGAGGCGATCAGGGTGAACCCGTGCTCCTCATGGGCGGGGTCGAACACCGCCTGGCTGGTGAAGACGCGTTCGAGCAGGTCGCAGGCAGTGGCCGTGCGGTCGAGGAGGGCCAGGCCAAGGGCGGTCAGTTCGTAGTGGCCGCCGACCCTGGAGAGCAGGTCGTCGTCGAAGTGGCGGCGCAGCCGGGCGAGGGCGGCGCTCATGGCGGGCTGGCTGAGCCCGATGCGCCGGCCCGCGTTCGTGACGTTGCGCTCCTCCAGGAGGGCCCGTAGGGCGACGACGAGGTTGAGGTCCAGGCTGGCCAGGTTCACGCGAAATTCCTTACGGAGCGGGAGACGGTGGCGTGAGTATTCGCCGCCTGGATGCTTGACATCCAAGGAATCTATTTCCCTGATTGCAATCTACGGGTCAGATTAGTGGCCTCGCAATCGGGAGGACATCTCCGTGAAACCCGCAGCCACGTCGGCGCCACTCTTCTCCGGCCCCTGGGCCATCGGTACTCTCTCTGCTCCGAGCGGGGCCGCGTTCCCCGGCCTCGTGGTGCCGGACGGCCGCGTGCTCGACCTGCGTACGGCACTGGACGAACCCGCGCTGACCGTCCTCGCCCTCCTGGAGCGCTGGGACGAGGCACTGCCTCGCCTGCACGGCCTCGCGGGCGAGCCGGCCGGTGACTGGCTGCCGCTGGACGACCTGTCCGTGCACGCGCCTGTCGAGCCCCGGCAGATCTTCCAGTCCGGCGCCAACTACCGGCAGCACGTGATCGACCTGGAGGTCGCGCACCGCTCCCCGGATGACCCGCGCACCGTCGAGGAGGCCCGCACCGAGATCGCGGCGATCATGGACAAGCGGGCCGCCGATGATCTCCCGTACGTCTTCATCGGCCTGCCGACCACGATCACCGGCCCCTACGACGACGTCGTACTGCCCGCCTGGGCCAAGAAGCCCGACTGGGAGCTGGAGCTGGCCGCGGTGATCTCCCGCCCCGCCCACCGGGTCGCGGTGGAAGAGGCCCTGGAGTACGTCGCGGGCTACACCATCGCCAACGACCTCACCGACCGGGCCACCGTCTTCCGCCGGGACATGCCCGCCATCGGCACCGACTGGCTGCGCTGCAAGAACGCTCCCGGCTTCACCCCGCTGGGCCCCTGGATCGTCCCGGCCGGGTCCGTCGCCGACCCGTCCGACCTGCGGATCACCCTGGAGCTCAATGGCGAGAAGATGCAGGACGAGTCCACCAAGGACATGATCTTCGGCGTGGCGCGGATGGTCTCGTACATATCCCAGACCGCCCAACTCCTGCCCGGCGACCTGGTGTTGACGGGCAGCCCGGCCGGGAACGGCCTCCACTGGGGTCGGCTGCTGCGCGACGGCGACGTGATGGACGGATCCGTCACGGGGCTCGGTGCCCAGCGCACCCGCTGCGTCGCAGAGGAGGCGTCGTGATCGACCGAACCACTGTGCCTGATGCGACAGACGCCGAGGGCGCGATCGCCGAGGCCGCCAAGGCGTACTCGAACTGGGGCCGTTGGGGTGAGGACGACGTCCTCGGCACGCTCAACTTCCTGGACGCCCGAAAGCGCCGCGAGGGCGCGGCCCTCGTCCGTGACGGGGTCAGCTTCTCGCTCTCCCAGCGTTTCGACATGAACGGCCCGCAGAAGGGCTGGCGGCGACGTACGAATCCGGTGCACACCATGCTCGACACCGGCACCGACGCCGCCCTGGGCAACCAGGGCTTCCCGCACGGCATCGGCGGCGCCGACGACGTGATCGCGATGCCGCTGCAGTGCTCCACCCAGTGGGACGGCCTCGGCCACATCTTCGACCATGGCAAGGCGTGGAACGGGCGGGCCGCCGAGAAGGTCGTCACCTCCCAGGGCGACCTCGTCACGGGCATCGAGCACATGGCGCCGTACGTGGCCGGGCGGGGCGTACTCCTCGATGTGGGTCTGGTCGTCGGCGAGAACGGCGAACTGCCCGACGGCTTCGCCATCACCGAGGAGCACCTGACCGCCAGCGCCGAGGCGCACGGCGTCACCGTCGGCCGCGGCGACCTCGTCCTCGTCCGCACCGGACGGCTGACCCGCGCCAGGCGTGACGGCTGGGCCGAGTACGCGGGCGGTCCCTCGCCCGGGCTGAGTTTCACCACCGCCGGCTGGCTGCACGGCAGCGAGATCGCCGGGATCGCCACCGACACCTGGGGTTTCGAGGTCCGGCCCAACGAGTTCGACCACGCCTTCCAGCCGCTGCACCAGGTCGCCATCCCCAACATCGGCCTGCTCATCGGCGAGATGTGGGACCTCGACGCGCTGGCCGAGCACTGTGCGGCCGACGGGCGGTACGAGTTCTGGCTCACCGCCGCTCCGCTGCCCATCACCGGAGCCGTCGGTTCCCCCGTGAGCCCGATCGCCGTCAAGTAACGCCTCGGACCGACGGAGTGGGCCGCCCCGACAGCCACACCCGTCCGGCTCGCACCACCACCCCTGCCGCTCGAAGTCGCGCGGCCGCACCGCAGGGAGATCCCATGACCGACCCCCGCCCCCGCACCGTCCTCGTCATCGGCGGCGGCGCCTCCGGCAACGCCGTGACCGTGCTGTTGCGGCGAGCGGGCATCACCGTGGACCTGATCGAGGCCAGGCCCGACTGGAACGTCCTCGGCTCCGGCATCACCCTCCAGGGCAACGCGCTGCGCGTACTGCGCGAACTGGGCGTGTGGGACAAGGTCCAAGCAAGCGGCTACACCTTCGACTCCGTGGGCCTGGCCACGCCCGACGGCCATGTGTTCCACGTCCAGCAGGACATCCGTACCGGCGGCGACGACCTGCCGGCGACCATCGGCATGCGGCGGCCCCGGCTCCAGGAGATCCTGTGCGAGGCGGTCCGGGCGAGCGGTGCGACGGTCCGCCTCGGCACCATCGCCGACGAGCTGGTCCAGGACGGGGCCGGTGTCACCGTCCGCTTCAGTGACGGCACCGACGGCCGCTACGATCTCGTCATCGCCGCCGACGGTCTCAATTCCGCGACCCGCGCGATGATCGGCATCAGTGAGAAGCCCGAGCCGACCGGCATGGCCATCTGGCGCGTCGCCGCACCCCGCCCGGCGGGCGTGGAGCGCACCGACCTGGCCTACGGCGGGCCCTGCTACATCGCGGGCTACTGCCCCACCAGCGAGAACACCATCTACGCCTATCTCGTCGAGGCCAACCGCGACCGCGCCTCCATCGACCCGGCCTCGTACGCGGACGAGATGCGACGCCTCGCGGCTCCGTACGGCGGCGCCTGGCCCGAGATCGCCGCGAGCATCACCGACCCTGCGAAGGTCAACTACACCTGGTTCGACCGGCTGCTCGTCGAGGGTTCCTGGCACCGCGGCCGGGTCGTGCTGGTCGGCGACGCCGCCCATGCCTGCCCGCCCACCCTCGCACAGGGCGCGGCCATGTCGCTGGAGGATGCCTCCGTACTGGCCGAGCTGCTGAGCGCGGAGGAGTCGTGGGATTCCCTCGACACCCTCGACGACCTGCTGACCCGCTACCACGAGCGCCGCATCGACCGTGTACGCACGGTCGTCGAGGCCTCGATGCTGCTCGGCCAGTGGCAGCTGGACGGCGTCCGTGACGCCGACGTGCCCGGCCTGATCGGCCGCACGATGTCCGTCCTGAAGGAGACCCCGTGACAACCCCGGACACCCCGGTGACCCCCACCATCGACGTCCACGCGCACGTCCTGCTTCCACAGGTCGAGAAGGCCGTCGCCGGACACCCCGGGCTGGCCGCCGCCCGCAGCCTCGACGCCCGCCGCAACGGCCCCGAGGCGCTCGCCGTCAGCGGCCCGATGGTCCGCGACCGCATCCCTCGACTGACCGACGTCAAGGCCCGGCTCACCGCGATGGACGCCGCCGGCGTCGACGTCCAACTGGTCTCGCCGTCCCCGTCGCACTACCACTACTGGGCCGACGAGGGCCTGGCCCGCACGGTGTGGGAGCTGGCCAACTGCGGCACCGCCGCGCACGTCGCGGGGGCCCCCGAACGGCTCCTCGGCCTCGGTCTGGTGCCGCTCCAGCATCCGGCGCTGGCCGTGGAGGCGTTGGACCACGCTCTCGCGCAGGGGCTGTTGGGCGTGGAGATCTCCTCGCACGCGCCCGGCCTGGAGCTGTCGGACCCGGCGTACGCGCCCTTCTGGACGCGCGCCGAGGAGACCGGCGCCGTGCTCTTCCTGCACCCCTTCGGCTGCACGCTCGACGAGCGCCTGGGACGCTGGTACCTGTCCAACACGGTCGGGCAGCCCACCGAGAACGCCGTCGCGCTCTCCCACCTCATCTTCTCCGGCGTGCTGGACCGCCACCCCGGCCTGAAGGTGATCGCCGCGCACGGTGGCGGCTACCTGCCCACCCACATCGGCCGCTCCGACCACGCCTGGCGGACCAGACCGGACACGCGGGGCTGCGCGTTCGAGCCGAGCAGCTACCTCAAGCGGCTGTACTTCGACTCGCTCGTCCACGACCCGCACGTCCTGCGCGAGCTGATCCGGGTGGCTGGCCCCGACCGGGTCCTGCTCGGCTCGGACTTCCCCTTCGACATGGGCACCGAGGACCCGGTCGGCGCGCTGCGCGCCGCCACCGACCTGCCCGACCCCCACTTCCACGCCGTACGCGGCGGCAACGCGGCAGCGCTGCTGCGCCTCTCCTGAGGAGCCCGACATGACCGACGATTCGCCCAACCGCCTGCTCACCCACCTGCGGCACGTCGACCTCGCCGTGCCCGACTACGACAAGCAGCTCGACTTCTACGCCGGAGTCTGGGGCCTGACCAAGGTCGCCGAGGACT encodes:
- a CDS encoding LysR family transcriptional regulator, producing MNLASLDLNLVVALRALLEERNVTNAGRRIGLSQPAMSAALARLRRHFDDDLLSRVGGHYELTALGLALLDRTATACDLLERVFTSQAVFDPAHEEHGFTLIASDYAVAVFGAELARTVHTEAPGIRLRFKQPPTDITENTGALLSTADGLLLPHGIIGDFPAVELYRDRWVYLVADDNPEVGEQLTLDDLARLPWVTYQRTYDAPAARQIGMLGIEPRVEVSVDSFQLMPLLVAGTRRVALIQGHLADRLDGLVPVRVMEPPYDAVPLREALWWHPVHTHDAAHIWLRETAARVAETIHGKDDRDPGDRSDRG
- a CDS encoding fumarylacetoacetate hydrolase family protein — translated: MKPAATSAPLFSGPWAIGTLSAPSGAAFPGLVVPDGRVLDLRTALDEPALTVLALLERWDEALPRLHGLAGEPAGDWLPLDDLSVHAPVEPRQIFQSGANYRQHVIDLEVAHRSPDDPRTVEEARTEIAAIMDKRAADDLPYVFIGLPTTITGPYDDVVLPAWAKKPDWELELAAVISRPAHRVAVEEALEYVAGYTIANDLTDRATVFRRDMPAIGTDWLRCKNAPGFTPLGPWIVPAGSVADPSDLRITLELNGEKMQDESTKDMIFGVARMVSYISQTAQLLPGDLVLTGSPAGNGLHWGRLLRDGDVMDGSVTGLGAQRTRCVAEEAS
- a CDS encoding cyclase family protein codes for the protein MIDRTTVPDATDAEGAIAEAAKAYSNWGRWGEDDVLGTLNFLDARKRREGAALVRDGVSFSLSQRFDMNGPQKGWRRRTNPVHTMLDTGTDAALGNQGFPHGIGGADDVIAMPLQCSTQWDGLGHIFDHGKAWNGRAAEKVVTSQGDLVTGIEHMAPYVAGRGVLLDVGLVVGENGELPDGFAITEEHLTASAEAHGVTVGRGDLVLVRTGRLTRARRDGWAEYAGGPSPGLSFTTAGWLHGSEIAGIATDTWGFEVRPNEFDHAFQPLHQVAIPNIGLLIGEMWDLDALAEHCAADGRYEFWLTAAPLPITGAVGSPVSPIAVK
- a CDS encoding FAD-dependent oxidoreductase, which encodes MTDPRPRTVLVIGGGASGNAVTVLLRRAGITVDLIEARPDWNVLGSGITLQGNALRVLRELGVWDKVQASGYTFDSVGLATPDGHVFHVQQDIRTGGDDLPATIGMRRPRLQEILCEAVRASGATVRLGTIADELVQDGAGVTVRFSDGTDGRYDLVIAADGLNSATRAMIGISEKPEPTGMAIWRVAAPRPAGVERTDLAYGGPCYIAGYCPTSENTIYAYLVEANRDRASIDPASYADEMRRLAAPYGGAWPEIAASITDPAKVNYTWFDRLLVEGSWHRGRVVLVGDAAHACPPTLAQGAAMSLEDASVLAELLSAEESWDSLDTLDDLLTRYHERRIDRVRTVVEASMLLGQWQLDGVRDADVPGLIGRTMSVLKETP
- a CDS encoding amidohydrolase, which translates into the protein MTTPDTPVTPTIDVHAHVLLPQVEKAVAGHPGLAAARSLDARRNGPEALAVSGPMVRDRIPRLTDVKARLTAMDAAGVDVQLVSPSPSHYHYWADEGLARTVWELANCGTAAHVAGAPERLLGLGLVPLQHPALAVEALDHALAQGLLGVEISSHAPGLELSDPAYAPFWTRAEETGAVLFLHPFGCTLDERLGRWYLSNTVGQPTENAVALSHLIFSGVLDRHPGLKVIAAHGGGYLPTHIGRSDHAWRTRPDTRGCAFEPSSYLKRLYFDSLVHDPHVLRELIRVAGPDRVLLGSDFPFDMGTEDPVGALRAATDLPDPHFHAVRGGNAAALLRLS